GGAGCCAGTCGATGGCGTGGTGGTGAGCCAGCCGCAGGAGCCAGGCGCGCATGCTGGCGATGCCCGGCGGGATCTGCTGCCGACCCAGCTTGAGAAAGAAGTCCTGCAGCAGGTCCCTGGCGTCCGCCTCAGTGCCTGTGAAACTGGCGAAGTAATGAAACAGCCCGGCCGCGTGGGCATCGTAGAGTTCGGGCAGTGTGGGTGCGACGGACATGCGCAGGGGAAGGAGGCAGTTTCAGCGACAAGGACGCAGGCGGGCGAGTTTTTTGTCTGCCCGAATTTCCACAATGGGCTTTCCTGCCGCCTGCGGCACAAAATTACCCTTGTAATCCCCGGCGGTGGCAGCATCCTCCCGCCCATCTTTTTTTTCACGCATGTCTCGTCCTCCTCCCAATCGCGGCCCCTCACGCCCAGGCAATTCCAGCGGCGGCCCCAACCGTGGTCCCGGCCCAAATCGTGGCCCAGGAGCCGGTCCTAACCGCGGTCCGGCAGCCGGCCCAAGCCGTGGTCCCGGCCAAGGCCCCAATCGTGGTGGCCCGCCGCGCCGCCCGAGTGGCCCCGGTCCCGCCGGAGGACAGCGCTTTTCCCCGCCGCCGCGTCCGCCGGAACCTGAGGAACCGGCCAAGCAGAAGGAAGAAGCCATCGAGCTGGAAGGCACCATCGCGGCCGTGCTCGCTGGAACGATGTTCCGCGTGAAGCTGCGCAACGGCCATGAAGTGCTGGCGCACATCTCCGGCAAGATGCGCAAGAAATTCATCCGTCTCGTGATCGGCGATGCGGTGAAGATCGAAATGTCTCCGTATGACATGGACAAGGCGCGCATCGTGTATCGCATCGGCTAAGCCCTCCCGCAGAGCCCGCGATCATCATGGCTGGAGACATTGTTTACTTTGACCTGGAAACCCGCCGCACCGCGAATGACGTGGGCGGCTGGGGGAACAAGCACATGATGGGCATCTCGGTGGCGTGCACCTTCAGCACGCGGCTGAACGAATACTCCATCTACACGCAGGACGAGGCGCCTGCGCTGATCCGCCAGCTGAAGGAGGCGGACCTGGTGGTGGGGTACAACCACATCGGCTTTGACTACGAGGTGCTGAAGGGGCATGACCTGCTCTTTGACCCTGCGGACCTGCCGCACAGCCTGGATCTGCTGATCGATCTGGAAAAGACGCTGGGCCACCGCATCAAGCTGGAGGCCGTGGCCTCGGCGACCATCGGCGCAGGCAAGACGGCCGACGGTCTGGATGCGCTGAAATGGTGGCAGCAGGGAGAGGTGGCCAAGATCGCCGAATACTGCTGCTATGACGTGAAGGTGACCATGTGTGTGCACCAGTACGGCGTGGAAAACGGCCACGTGAAATACCATGACCGCAACGGCCGCGAGCAGATCGCGAAGGTGAACTGGCCGCGGATATGAAACCGCTGATCCGCCTGCTGCTTCATGCCGGGTGGGCACCGCTGGCGGTGCTGGTGTTTCATCGCCTGATCCAACACACGCCATTCCGCGAGCCGCTGGATTTTGTGATGCATTACAGCGGCGGGCTGGCGATCACGTATTTTCTCTGGCATGCGCTGGATTTCTTTGGGCACTGGCTGGGGCAGCTGACGCTGTTTGCGCGCTATCTTTTCGCCTTTGCACTGGCGTGCACAGTGGGTGTGTTCTGGGAGTTTGGGGAGTTTGCCTCGGACATCTTCCTGCACACGCACATTCAATACAGCATCGGTGAGACGATGCGTGATCTCATCGCCGATGCGACGGGTGCCACGACGACGCTGATGCTCCTGCTGCTGGGGCGCTGGCTGCGCGGTGGGAAGTGAGGCTACTTCCGATACTCGCTGAAGCGGACTTTGAGGGAATCCTCAACCTGCTTGAGCTGCCATTTTTCCTTGGGGTCCACGACCGCGAGTGACATGCCTTTCTTTCCCGCGCGGGCAGTGCGGCCGCTGCGGTGGGTGTAGTACTCCATCTGCTCAGGGAGCTGATGGTGGATGACGAAGGAGAGGTCCGCCACATCAATGCCGCGCGCGGCGACGTCTGTGGCGATGACGAACTGTACGCGCTGCTTTTTGAAGGCACGCATGACTTTGTCCCGCTCCTTTTGCATGAGATCCCCCTGCAGAACACCGACGGGCAGCCCCAGAGCCACGAGCTCCTCGTGCAGCTCCCGTGCGCCGGCTTTGGTACGGCAGAAGATGATGCCGCGGCGGTCCTTCTGACGCTGGAGGAAGTCGGAGATGTAGGCGGTCTTTTTGTCGCGCGGACAGACGACAAAGCGGTGGTCGATGTCGGGATTGACCACATTGCTTTCATCGATCTGGATGCGGTGCGCGGTGGCGGACATGTAGCCTCGGATGAGCTCCTGGATGCCGCCGGGGAAGGTGGCGGAAAAAAGCCAGGTGCTGCGGCGCATGGCGGCGATCTTGAGGATCTCGGTGAGCTGCTTTTTGAAGCCCATGCTCAGCATCTCGTCCGCCTCGTCGAGCACGACGTAGCGCACAAACTCGAGTGTGAGGGCATCGCGCTCCAGGAGGTCGAGCAGACGGCCCGGGGTGGCGACGACGATGTGGGTGGGGCGCTGGAGGGCCTCGGCCTGGCGGTCGATTTTGTCGCCGCCGCTGACGACTTCGACGAAGATTTTCTGCGGGAAGTATTTGGTGAAGCGGAAGAGCTGCTTGCCGATCTGCTTGGCGAGCTCGCGAGTGGGCGCGAGCACGAGGGCCTGGATGTCGCGGTACTTCGGATTCACCTTGGTGAGCAGAGGCAGGCCGAAGGCGGCGGTCTTGCCGGTGCCGGTCTGCGCCTGCGCGATGAGATCGCCGCCATTTTCCATGAGGAAGGGGATGGCCTTCTGCTGCACCTCGGTGGGGGTGACGATGCCCAGCTCCTCCAGAGCACGAAGCATGTCCGTGGGGACTCCGAGGGCGGCAAAAGGATGGGGCGGCGTTTCTGACATCCCGTGCTGTCCATCACAATGAGGTGAATTGCCAGCGGAATGCTTGTCGGTGAGGATTCAATCTTTCCATGCTTCAAGTCATCGAGTATCACTGGTCTCAATGGCACTGCATGAACCGAACACGTCGCGCAAGCCGAGCCGCAACTGGCCTCTCTACTGCTGGGTTGTTGCCGTTTGTCTATGCTTTCCAGTCGTAGCAGTCGGCTGGGGCGTCGCAGTCGTAGAGGCAGTTTATGGCAACATGCAGCCAGTATTAATTGTGGCGGGCACTGCCGTGCTAAGTGTGGTAGCAGCACTCTTTGGAGGTACAACTCTTTGCATCCTGCTGAAGTCGTCCCGCAAGGTGGCTTGGAGACTTCTGGTCGTGCTGACGATCTTCGAGGTTGTCTCCATCCCGACATGCCGCCTGATCGTGAAACACGGACAAACTCAAAGAGAATCTCACGCTGCATGAAGACTCTGGCCGTCATGAAACATCTTACTTGGATCCTACTGCTCCTCAGCCATGCATCTTTGCCTGCGGCGGAGAAGCCGCTGGTGCTATGGCCGGGCGGAGCGCCTGGGGCTCTGGGCACGGCGGCCAAGGACATTCCGACGCTGACGCCGTATGTGCCTGCCAAGGCCAGCGGCGCGGCGATGCTGCTGATCCCGGGTGGCAGCTACTCGGGGATCTACGAGGGGCAGGCGGAGCCGTTTGCGCTATGGCTGAATGAGCAGGGCATCACGGCCTTTGTGCTGCGCTACCGGCTGGGCAGCGCGGGCTACCGCTACCCGGCGCAACTGCAGGATGCAGTGGAGGCCATGCGGCAGATCCGGGGTAATGCCGACAAGTGGAAGATCGATGCCAAGCGAATCGGCGTGATGGGATTCTCCGCTGGCGGGCATCTGACCTCCACGCTGATCAACCGGCCTGAGGACGGCGAGATCGAGGGACGCGAACAAACTGCGAGCGTGAGCGCGCGGCCTGATCTGGCGATCCTGTGCTATCCGGTGATCAGCATGATCACCAATCCGCATGCGACTTCGCGCAAAATGCTGATCGGCGAGAAACCCAGTGAAGAGCTGGTGCGCCTGACCTCCAGTGAGCTGCAGGTACGCCCGGGTCTGCCACCGTGCTTTCTCTGGCACACGGCTGAGGACAAGCTGGTGCCGGTGCAGCACGCACAGCTGTATGCCGCCGCGCTGCATCAAAATGGCGTGCCGCATGAGCTGCACCTGTACCAGCATGGCGACCATGGGACGGGGCTGATCGGCACGAATCATCCGTGGTTTGGCGATCTGATTTATTGGCTGAAGGCGCAGAAATGGATTCCCGAGCGGTGAGGCAAACTCGCTGACACAAACGGGTGGAGACTGCGTTCATGCCTGCGCATGAAGTTTGTCCTGACCAGTCTTTTCTATCTGACGCTCCACACTGCGGCTGTCGCTGCGGGGCCGAATTTTGTGTGGATCATCGCGGATGACATGTCGCCGGACACGGGGGCCTATGGGCTGAAGGACGTGAGCACGCCGCATCTGGACCGGCTGGCGGCGGAGGGGCGGCGCTATGCGCGGGCGTATTCGACAGCGCCGGTGTGCAGCGCCTCGCGCTCAGCTTTTATCCTGGGGTGCTATCAAACGACGACGGGGCTGCATCCGCATGACACGGAGAACCCACAGCCGCTGCCAGCGCCCTACCAGCACCTGCCGGGCATGCTGCGTGAGGCGGGCTGGTTTGTGACGAATGCGGCGGCGCCCGGCACGGTGCGCAACGGCCGCACGGTGACCAAGGCGAAGACGCACTACAATTTTGAGCACGATCCGGCCAAAATGTACGATGGCAGCGACTGGCGGAAGCGCGCGCCGGGACAGCCGTTTTTTGCGCAGTTTCAGATCACCGAGCCACACCGGCCATTTCCGATTCCTGAGCAGTATGATGAGGCAAAGCTGAAGGCCATCCAGATCCCGCCGAACTACCCTGAGCATCCGCTGGTGCGGCGGGACTGGTATGCCTACCAGCGCAGCGTGGAGATGGTGGACCAGCGTGTGGGATTGATCCTGG
Above is a window of Prosthecobacter vanneervenii DNA encoding:
- a CDS encoding ribonuclease H-like domain-containing protein, with the protein product MAGDIVYFDLETRRTANDVGGWGNKHMMGISVACTFSTRLNEYSIYTQDEAPALIRQLKEADLVVGYNHIGFDYEVLKGHDLLFDPADLPHSLDLLIDLEKTLGHRIKLEAVASATIGAGKTADGLDALKWWQQGEVAKIAEYCCYDVKVTMCVHQYGVENGHVKYHDRNGREQIAKVNWPRI
- the infA gene encoding translation initiation factor IF-1; this encodes MSRPPPNRGPSRPGNSSGGPNRGPGPNRGPGAGPNRGPAAGPSRGPGQGPNRGGPPRRPSGPGPAGGQRFSPPPRPPEPEEPAKQKEEAIELEGTIAAVLAGTMFRVKLRNGHEVLAHISGKMRKKFIRLVIGDAVKIEMSPYDMDKARIVYRIG
- a CDS encoding DEAD/DEAH box helicase, encoding MLRALEELGIVTPTEVQQKAIPFLMENGGDLIAQAQTGTGKTAAFGLPLLTKVNPKYRDIQALVLAPTRELAKQIGKQLFRFTKYFPQKIFVEVVSGGDKIDRQAEALQRPTHIVVATPGRLLDLLERDALTLEFVRYVVLDEADEMLSMGFKKQLTEILKIAAMRRSTWLFSATFPGGIQELIRGYMSATAHRIQIDESNVVNPDIDHRFVVCPRDKKTAYISDFLQRQKDRRGIIFCRTKAGARELHEELVALGLPVGVLQGDLMQKERDKVMRAFKKQRVQFVIATDVAARGIDVADLSFVIHHQLPEQMEYYTHRSGRTARAGKKGMSLAVVDPKEKWQLKQVEDSLKVRFSEYRK
- a CDS encoding alpha/beta hydrolase, whose translation is MKHLTWILLLLSHASLPAAEKPLVLWPGGAPGALGTAAKDIPTLTPYVPAKASGAAMLLIPGGSYSGIYEGQAEPFALWLNEQGITAFVLRYRLGSAGYRYPAQLQDAVEAMRQIRGNADKWKIDAKRIGVMGFSAGGHLTSTLINRPEDGEIEGREQTASVSARPDLAILCYPVISMITNPHATSRKMLIGEKPSEELVRLTSSELQVRPGLPPCFLWHTAEDKLVPVQHAQLYAAALHQNGVPHELHLYQHGDHGTGLIGTNHPWFGDLIYWLKAQKWIPER